A window of Strigops habroptila isolate Jane chromosome 5, bStrHab1.2.pri, whole genome shotgun sequence contains these coding sequences:
- the FRZB gene encoding secreted frizzled-related protein 3 isoform X1 — MWRGLPVLALAGLLVLGRAPAGRAAACEPVRIPLCKPLPWNMTKMPNHLHHSTQANAVLAMEQFEGLLGTNCSPDLLFFLCAMYAPICTIDFQHEPIKPCKSVCERARAGCEPVLIRYRHAWPESLACDELPLYDRGVCISPEAIVTAEGADFPMDSNNGNCRGAGIERCKCKPIKATQKTYLRNNYNYVIRAKVKEVKTKCHDVTAVVEVKEILKSSLVNIPKDTVNLHTNSGCLCPPLNANEEYIIMGYEDEERSRLLLVEGSIAEKWKDRLGKKVKRWDQKLRHLGKGKGEPGLSDSAPKPGKPSSARQARS, encoded by the exons aTGTGGCGGGGGCTGCCGGTGCTGGCCCTGGCcgggctgctggtgctgggccgggcgccggcggggcgggcggcggcctGCGAGCCGGTGCGCATCCCGCTGTGCAAGCCGCTGCCCTGGAACATGACCAAGATGCCGAACCACCTGCACCACAGCACGCAGGCCAACGCCGTGCTGGCCATGGAGCAGTTCGAGGGGCTGCTGGGCACCAACTGCAGCCCCgacctcctcttcttcctctgcgCCATGTACGCGCCCATCTGCACCATCGACTTCCAACACGAGCCCATCAAGCCCTGCAAGTCTGTGTGCGAGCGCGCCCGCGCCGGCTGCGAGCCCGTCCTCATCCGGTACCGCCACGCCTGGCCCGAGAGCCTGGCCTGCGACGAGCTCCCGCTGTACGACCGCGGCGTCTGCATCTCCCCCGAGGCCATCGTCACCGCCGAGGGCGCCG ATTTCCCTATGGATTCCAATAATGGCAACTGTAGAGGTGCCGGCATCG AGCGCTGCAAATGCAAGCCTATAAAAGCGACCCAGAAGACCTACCTACGCAACAACTATAACTATG TCATTCGGGCTAAAGTGAAGGAGGTGAAAACTAAATGTCACGATGTCACTGCAGTAGTGGAAGTAAAGGAGATCCTAAAATCTTCCCTGGTGAACATCCCAAAGGACACTGTAAACCTTCACACGAACTCTGGCTGCCTGTGCCCACCACTCAATGCCAACGAAGAGTACATCATTATGGGCTATGAAGATGAGGAGCGCTCCAG GTTACTCTTGGTGGAAGGCTCCATAGCTGAGAAATGGAAGGATCGTCTTGGTAAAAAAGTAAAG CGCTGGGATCAGAAACTCCGCCACCTcgggaagggaaagggagagccTGGACTCAGCGACTCGGCTCCAAAGCCTGGCAAACCCAGCAGTGCCCGACAAGCACGTAGTTAG
- the FRZB gene encoding secreted frizzled-related protein 3 isoform X2, translated as MWRGLPVLALAGLLVLGRAPAGRAAACEPVRIPLCKPLPWNMTKMPNHLHHSTQANAVLAMEQFEGLLGTNCSPDLLFFLCAMYAPICTIDFQHEPIKPCKSVCERARAGCEPVLIRYRHAWPESLACDELPLYDRGVCISPEAIVTAEGAERCKCKPIKATQKTYLRNNYNYVIRAKVKEVKTKCHDVTAVVEVKEILKSSLVNIPKDTVNLHTNSGCLCPPLNANEEYIIMGYEDEERSRLLLVEGSIAEKWKDRLGKKVKRWDQKLRHLGKGKGEPGLSDSAPKPGKPSSARQARS; from the exons aTGTGGCGGGGGCTGCCGGTGCTGGCCCTGGCcgggctgctggtgctgggccgggcgccggcggggcgggcggcggcctGCGAGCCGGTGCGCATCCCGCTGTGCAAGCCGCTGCCCTGGAACATGACCAAGATGCCGAACCACCTGCACCACAGCACGCAGGCCAACGCCGTGCTGGCCATGGAGCAGTTCGAGGGGCTGCTGGGCACCAACTGCAGCCCCgacctcctcttcttcctctgcgCCATGTACGCGCCCATCTGCACCATCGACTTCCAACACGAGCCCATCAAGCCCTGCAAGTCTGTGTGCGAGCGCGCCCGCGCCGGCTGCGAGCCCGTCCTCATCCGGTACCGCCACGCCTGGCCCGAGAGCCTGGCCTGCGACGAGCTCCCGCTGTACGACCGCGGCGTCTGCATCTCCCCCGAGGCCATCGTCACCGCCGAGGGCGCCG AGCGCTGCAAATGCAAGCCTATAAAAGCGACCCAGAAGACCTACCTACGCAACAACTATAACTATG TCATTCGGGCTAAAGTGAAGGAGGTGAAAACTAAATGTCACGATGTCACTGCAGTAGTGGAAGTAAAGGAGATCCTAAAATCTTCCCTGGTGAACATCCCAAAGGACACTGTAAACCTTCACACGAACTCTGGCTGCCTGTGCCCACCACTCAATGCCAACGAAGAGTACATCATTATGGGCTATGAAGATGAGGAGCGCTCCAG GTTACTCTTGGTGGAAGGCTCCATAGCTGAGAAATGGAAGGATCGTCTTGGTAAAAAAGTAAAG CGCTGGGATCAGAAACTCCGCCACCTcgggaagggaaagggagagccTGGACTCAGCGACTCGGCTCCAAAGCCTGGCAAACCCAGCAGTGCCCGACAAGCACGTAGTTAG